From a region of the Synechococcus sp. PCC 7502 genome:
- a CDS encoding macro domain-containing protein: MIELTQGDILKADTEALVNTVNCVGVMGRGIALQFRKAFPENFKVYEAACKANEVQAGKMFVYDLNRLYAPRFIINFPTKRHWRGKSHIEDIKAGLEDLINVVKQHQIRSIAIPPLGCGLGGLNWEDVRPLIIEAFQSLPEVAVLLFEPIGAPQAKSMVKESKVPNMTVGRAALLGLMRRYLSAVMDPTVTLLEVHKLMYFMQESGEPLRLNYQKAPYGPYAENLRHVLSYIEGHFISGYGDAEDRPDKPLELIPNAFEQAENFLAEHESTRLRFDRVADLIKGFETTFGMELLSTVHWVATREEATTAELAVAKIYDWNTRKRMFEFRHIHVAWERLHEAGWLPKFNTLNGVMF, from the coding sequence ATGATTGAGCTAACCCAAGGCGACATCCTCAAAGCTGACACAGAAGCGTTGGTTAACACCGTCAATTGTGTTGGCGTTATGGGACGTGGAATTGCACTACAATTCCGAAAAGCATTTCCAGAAAATTTCAAAGTTTATGAAGCCGCTTGCAAAGCCAACGAAGTACAAGCAGGCAAAATGTTTGTATATGACCTTAATCGTTTATATGCTCCTCGCTTCATCATCAACTTTCCTACTAAGCGCCACTGGAGAGGCAAAAGCCACATCGAAGACATTAAGGCTGGGCTAGAAGATTTAATAAATGTGGTAAAGCAACATCAGATTCGCTCGATCGCAATTCCTCCATTAGGTTGTGGTTTAGGTGGACTGAACTGGGAAGATGTGCGTCCACTAATTATTGAAGCTTTTCAGTCCCTACCAGAAGTAGCTGTTTTGCTATTTGAGCCTATAGGTGCGCCTCAAGCTAAGTCAATGGTCAAAGAGAGTAAAGTTCCAAATATGACTGTGGGACGAGCCGCTCTATTAGGACTGATGCGCCGCTACTTATCTGCTGTTATGGACCCTACCGTTACCCTGTTAGAAGTGCATAAGCTTATGTACTTCATGCAGGAATCTGGCGAACCTCTGCGACTAAATTACCAAAAGGCTCCCTATGGTCCCTACGCAGAAAATCTACGCCATGTTCTCAGTTATATTGAAGGGCATTTTATCAGTGGCTATGGCGATGCTGAAGATCGACCAGACAAGCCTCTAGAATTGATTCCTAATGCTTTTGAGCAAGCCGAAAACTTTCTTGCAGAGCATGAGTCCACAAGGCTCAGGTTTGATCGTGTTGCCGATCTGATTAAAGGATTTGAAACAACTTTTGGAATGGAATTACTATCAACGGTGCATTGGGTTGCCACGCGAGAAGAAGCGACAACCGCAGAATTAGCTGTCGCCAAGATCTATGATTGGAATACGAGAAAACGGATGTTTGAATTCCGTCATATTCATGTAGCGTGGGAGCGATTGCATGAGGCTGGTTGGCTACCAAAATTCAATACTTTAAACGGGGTGATGTTTTGA